The Rhopalosiphum maidis isolate BTI-1 chromosome 1, ASM367621v3, whole genome shotgun sequence genome has a segment encoding these proteins:
- the LOC113549040 gene encoding uncharacterized protein LOC113549040 gives MELSKETGEPMEVEEPTDSPSNVHKNHVNKKKQSKSNISTPEPYDIKNNWSNKRHKKDNTRSDTLEPLKLHVPPSLELTIPTFNLTSSYTRMHRSTARRIKSDVSGAIFKIPFEHGWKRELVYRTSGESAALNRAHKKADVYYHSPNNQKLRSLREIQEQLNILSDKSVLTIDCFTFVRKPIGVNDRSKELIRDACFKSFKENTSVGAAQSKKSKTPTQRPSFDFKNKKSASKTKKKSKTSLRSRSKKGNGNKNSASKMKIVFKTVKTSSRLRSKKGNSESMDTSSSTPKYISEDQQAIQSSVSTKVSPKLENIDINTTIMKKRNSEMNGSFKEMSTTLASMQTLNYMVKALGHVFKYLTTRELLSASRVCTTWNIIAMNKFLWQNCRLKNSMVYDWERFVDSIDQQRTNTLDTRRMLLPVQIDEFKNFWLHFSKAMKRAQNLKFIELYRCPTHVVEDIIHSLPQLEVLNATSIKNPNVTKETKNPHDLMALNLNYLGQMTNLTELRLKGLTGIKLTSLPSFENLINLNKFSLTSINSFPKDICQSLDTITDNIKFLEIGDCDVLSKDFAVSLKRFVNLKSLRLENCCGKWESYVHDVFTAIRGLEKLTILELVNIEFSNCVEDELEKCVGIKALLIIPAYMSKTAITNCHLIDCLEKLSKTLTHLVWGLTRELLNVTDIFITTCQQNQHIIGYNLELSHINENTNYIPILRTRKPRQRPEEESAPKNDKNKNKLNEINFLSVPDLEKLLDTMMPNAKTRVIKVPFSRTVRVYLSEQFNYL, from the exons atggaaCTTAGTAAAGAAACAGGTGAGCCTATGGAAGTAGAAGAGCCAACTGATAGTCCAtccaatgttcataaaaatcatgttaataaaaagaaacaatCTAAATCAAATA tatcaaCACCAGAACCTTATGATATAAAGAATAATTGGAGTAATAAGAGGCATAAGAAAGACAACACACGCAGTGATACCTTAGAACCTTTGAAATTACATGTTCCGCCTTCTTTAG aaCTTACCATTCCTACATTCAACTTAACTTCTTCTTACACTAGAATGCATCGTAGTACAGCCAGAAGAATTAAGTCTGATGTTAGTGGTGCTATTTTCAAAATCCCATTTGAGCAtg gatGGAAACGAGAATTAGTTTATAGAACATCAGGCGAATCTGCTGCTCTTAATCGGGCACATAAAAAAGCTGATGTATACTATCATTCTCCAAATAACCAAAAATTACGATCATTACGAGAAATTCAGgaacaattgaatattttatctgaTAAAAGTGTTTTAACTATAGattgttttacttttgttAGAAAACCAATTGGTGTCAATGATAGATCAAAAGAACTGATCAGAGATGCATGTTTCAAATCATTTaag GAAAACACTTCTGTTGGCGCTGCTCaatctaaaaaatctaaaacaccTACACAGCGCCcatcatttgattttaaaaacaaaaagtctgctagtaaaacgaaaaaaaaatcgaagacTTCTTTAAGATCAAGATCCAAAaaag GCAATGGAAACAAAAATTCTGCtagtaaaatgaaaattgtttttaaaactgtgAAGACTTCCTCAAGATTAAGATCCAAAaaag gGAATTCAGAATCAATGGATACATCTTCATCCACACCTAAATACATATCTGAAGACCAGCAAGCTATTCAATCTAGTGTATCGACAAAAGTCTCTCCTAAACTTGAGaacattgatataaatacCACAATCATGAAAAAACG aAATTCTGAAATGAATGGTTCATTTAAAGAAATGTCAACTACTCTCGCATCTATGCAAACATTAAACTACATGGTTAAAGCATTGGGacacgtttttaaatatttaactacacGTGAGCTTTTATCCGCTTCTAGAGTATGTACCACCTGGAATATAATTGCAATGAACAAGTTttta tggcAAAATTgtcgtttaaaaaattctatggTCTATGACTGGGAAAGGTTTGTAGACTCGATTGATCAACAAAGAACTAATACGTTAGATACTAGACGAATGTTATTACCTGTACAAATTgatgaattcaaaaatttttggTTGCATTTTTCCAAAGCAATGAAAAGAgcacagaatttaaaattcattgaattgtATAGATGTCCTACCCATGTAGTTGAAGATATTATTCACTCATTACCTCAACTTGAAGTACTTAATGCAACttcaataaa aaatccaAATGTAACAAAAGAGACAAAAAATCCCCATGATCTTATGGccctaaacttaaattatttaggccAAATGACAAACCTCACTGAGTTAAGACTAAAAGGTTTAACTGGAATCAAATTAACGTCATTGCcatcatttgaaaatttaataaatttaaataaattt tcaTTAACCTCTATAAATTCATTTCCAAAAGACATCTGTCAGAGTTTGGATACTATTACTGATAACATAAAGTTTTTGGAAATTGGTGATTGCGATGTCTTATCAAAAGATTTTGCTGTGTCACTAAAAAGATTTGTCAATTTGAAATCGTTGAGACTGGAAAATTGTTGCGGTAAATGGGAAAGTTATGTACACGACGTTTTTACTGCTATAAGGGGTCTTGAAAAGCTTACTATTCTGGAATTAGTAAACATAGAATTCAGTAATTGTGTTGAAGATGAATTGGAAAAATGTGTTGGCATTAAAGCTTTATTGATTATTCCTGCTTATATGAGCAAa actGCAATCACCAACTGCCACTTGATTGACTGCCTCGAGAAACTCTCCAAGACATTAACACACTTGGTTTGGGGATTGACTCGTGAATTACTCAATGTTACTGacatatttataactacaTGTCAACAAAACCAGcatattattggttataatttagaattatcCCATATCAACGAAAATACCAACTACATACCTATACTAAGGACAAGAAAACCCAGACAGCGACCAGAAGAAGAGTCTGCTCCCAAAAATGacaagaataaaaacaaattaaatgaaattaacttTCTTTCAGTTCCTGATCTAGAGAAACTGTTAGATACAATGATGCCAAATGCTAAAACTAGGGTAATTAAAGTTCCCTTTTCAAGAACAGTTAGAGTTTATTTGAGTGAACAGTTTAATTATCtttga